A portion of the Paenibacillus marchantiae genome contains these proteins:
- a CDS encoding HIRAN domain-containing protein: protein MSTKLFAAMYGMEHYHGVEALNVGDILFLVKDPDNRVDSRAIKVVVPPIGTVGYIVNNPLLAPHGCWTGSGIYDAFRQQTCAKVRFAMKDMIIVELIEMMYVPVPHMDSFIADWQSREKA, encoded by the coding sequence ATGAGTACCAAATTATTTGCAGCCATGTATGGAATGGAACATTATCATGGTGTAGAAGCTTTAAACGTAGGCGATATCCTGTTTCTGGTTAAAGACCCCGACAATCGGGTGGACTCTCGAGCCATCAAGGTAGTGGTTCCCCCTATTGGGACGGTTGGATATATTGTTAATAATCCGCTGCTCGCTCCTCATGGTTGCTGGACTGGATCGGGAATCTATGATGCTTTCCGCCAACAAACCTGCGCTAAAGTGAGGTTTGCCATGAAAGATATGATTATTGTGGAGTTAATTGAAATGATGTACGTTCCTGTTCCGCATATGGATAGTTTTATTGCAGACTGGCAGTCACGTGAAAAAGCCTAA
- a CDS encoding extracellular solute-binding protein encodes MQVGDVPAKENGIEQKIEEYTNTDVSVQWIPQSAFDDKVNVMVASGEMPTIMRVNYVPTTFNAAKTGLFWEIGPYLKDYKNLSAQSEAYFDNIKIEGKVYGVPNFRDIGRTAMVYRKDWFDKLKLDVPKTLDDWYEVMRSIRKDDPDGNGKEDTYGTVLFKKYNEGVSSPLTRIAVSIGGVNKWGVDDAGKLTPEFLTTEYVDTMKLFKRLFSEGLINSDFPALDPSDADKKIDSGLVAMKLNGVAQNGKSFQQRLTPNVPDGEIDVAPFQGPDGIRIAGEPGNYGILVIPKASVPDEEQLKQVLTFLDQLMDEPLSTLQLRGLEDVHYTKTSDGKTEFKDFDGYQREVKPYRDNLLSIEGYNVPELVDVPIGMKGTKMARENEKYAIPNPALTLSSAIYTERGQELDQMIWDAQTKYIMGKIDDAGWEQEVANWRKSGGDQLISEFEASYAHLNGK; translated from the coding sequence ATGCAGGTTGGTGATGTGCCGGCCAAGGAGAATGGGATTGAACAAAAGATTGAGGAATATACGAATACGGATGTCAGTGTACAGTGGATTCCGCAGTCTGCTTTTGATGATAAAGTTAATGTCATGGTAGCTTCGGGCGAGATGCCGACCATCATGCGTGTGAATTATGTACCCACAACATTTAATGCAGCCAAAACGGGGCTGTTCTGGGAAATTGGACCCTACCTGAAGGATTATAAGAACCTGTCTGCCCAATCCGAGGCTTATTTTGACAATATCAAGATCGAAGGAAAGGTCTACGGGGTACCCAACTTCCGCGATATTGGGCGTACAGCCATGGTGTACCGTAAGGACTGGTTTGACAAGCTTAAGCTGGATGTACCAAAAACGCTGGATGACTGGTACGAAGTGATGCGCTCCATTCGCAAGGATGATCCTGATGGTAACGGCAAGGAAGATACGTATGGAACGGTACTATTCAAAAAGTACAACGAAGGAGTATCCTCTCCGCTGACACGGATCGCCGTAAGTATTGGTGGGGTGAACAAGTGGGGTGTGGACGATGCGGGTAAACTTACCCCTGAATTCCTGACCACAGAATATGTGGACACGATGAAGCTGTTCAAGCGTCTGTTCAGTGAGGGATTGATCAACAGTGACTTCCCAGCGCTGGACCCTTCTGATGCGGACAAAAAAATCGACTCCGGTCTTGTAGCTATGAAGCTGAACGGTGTTGCTCAGAACGGAAAGTCGTTTCAACAGCGGCTGACACCAAACGTGCCTGATGGCGAGATTGATGTGGCTCCGTTCCAAGGACCGGATGGCATTCGAATTGCCGGGGAACCAGGGAACTATGGCATACTTGTCATTCCCAAAGCTTCCGTACCGGACGAAGAACAGTTAAAACAGGTGCTGACGTTCCTGGATCAACTGATGGACGAACCACTGAGTACGCTTCAGCTGCGTGGTCTGGAAGACGTGCACTATACGAAGACTTCGGATGGCAAAACCGAGTTCAAGGACTTCGACGGGTATCAGCGTGAAGTGAAGCCTTATCGTGACAATCTGTTAAGCATTGAAGGTTATAACGTGCCTGAGCTTGTCGATGTACCGATCGGTATGAAGGGCACGAAGATGGCACGTGAGAATGAGAAGTATGCCATTCCAAATCCGGCGCTGACCTTGTCTTCTGCCATCTATACTGAGCGCGGCCAGGAGCTGGACCAGATGATCTGGGATGCACAGACCAAATACATTATGGGCAAAATCGATGATGCTGGATGGGAGCAGGAAGTGGCGAACTGGAGAAAATCCGGTGGCGACCAGCTCATTTCCGAATTTGAAGCGTCTTATGCCCACTTAAACGGGAAGTAA
- a CDS encoding TerC family protein, whose amino-acid sequence MDLSLLLEYGWVLVVLVVLEGLLAADNALVLAIMVKHLPDDKRKKALFYGLMGAFIFRLGSLFLISFLVDVWQVQAIGALYLLYISINHIVKKVLGSRNKTDEAADSAPKKQKKQSGFWMTVFKVEVADIAFAVDSILAAVALAVALPPSGLPPIGGLDGGQFIVIFLGGFIGLVIMRFAASFFVKLLHSRPGLEVAAFVIVGWVGVKLAVITLAHPSLGVLDEHFPENKIWKFGFYIVLITIAVCGWFLSSKVPEKEDENPVEELEKQAGK is encoded by the coding sequence TTGGATTTGTCATTATTATTGGAGTATGGGTGGGTTCTCGTCGTATTAGTAGTCCTGGAGGGATTGCTTGCAGCGGATAATGCATTGGTTCTTGCCATTATGGTTAAGCATTTACCTGATGATAAACGCAAAAAGGCGTTATTTTATGGTTTGATGGGAGCGTTTATTTTCCGATTGGGTTCGTTGTTCCTGATCTCGTTCCTCGTGGACGTATGGCAGGTTCAAGCGATTGGTGCCCTGTACCTGTTGTACATCTCCATTAACCACATTGTCAAAAAGGTGTTGGGTAGCCGAAACAAAACAGATGAAGCGGCTGATTCCGCTCCCAAAAAACAAAAAAAACAATCTGGTTTCTGGATGACTGTATTCAAGGTGGAAGTGGCGGATATCGCGTTCGCGGTCGATTCCATTCTCGCAGCTGTGGCGCTGGCTGTTGCCTTGCCGCCAAGTGGTCTGCCTCCGATCGGTGGACTTGACGGTGGCCAGTTTATCGTCATCTTCCTCGGTGGATTTATCGGTCTCGTCATCATGAGATTTGCGGCTTCCTTCTTCGTTAAACTGCTTCATTCCCGTCCAGGGCTTGAAGTTGCAGCCTTCGTTATTGTCGGCTGGGTTGGGGTTAAGTTGGCTGTTATTACACTTGCACACCCTTCACTGGGCGTTCTGGATGAGCATTTCCCGGAAAATAAAATTTGGAAATTTGGATTCTACATTGTGCTGATTACAATTGCAGTATGCGGTTGGTTCCTGTCTTCCAAGGTGCCTGAAAAAGAAGATGAAAATCCTG
- a CDS encoding helix-turn-helix transcriptional regulator — protein sequence MTEKLIRLLRILQAIQANPGISAKELALKCGTTVRTIYRDLRILDRVAPIMNEGYGKGYRFIGEFAMYPLDFTEQEAMVFSMLPSVVDTSQLPAEFDSAFDKVMTAHTKMKSRNSDIVENIAGIIRMGTPAYREEGKYPNLLIPVIEAILDQQTIRTQYHTLTKNEITVRDIDPYYLIPRDQRFYLIGYCHLLKKVRLFRISRFLDVIQTNTHFVMGDFNITQFMKNTWSIDRGDKLIHFKVRFSKEVAPYIKEEEMFVRPRMTDLPDGGLLFEVTLNSSREFLKWLYQFGPEAEVLEPREYRKEIRKQLIEWMKHYEEDQ from the coding sequence ATGACAGAGAAATTAATTCGTCTTCTGCGTATACTTCAGGCTATACAAGCGAATCCCGGAATTTCCGCCAAAGAATTGGCGTTGAAATGCGGTACCACTGTGCGCACGATTTATCGCGATCTCCGAATTTTGGACAGGGTTGCCCCTATCATGAATGAAGGTTATGGCAAGGGATATCGGTTCATTGGTGAATTTGCCATGTATCCTCTGGATTTTACCGAACAGGAAGCGATGGTATTCTCGATGCTTCCATCCGTGGTGGATACTTCGCAACTCCCGGCTGAATTTGATTCAGCTTTTGACAAGGTGATGACAGCTCATACCAAAATGAAATCGAGAAACAGTGACATTGTAGAAAATATTGCAGGCATTATTCGTATGGGTACACCTGCATACCGGGAAGAAGGGAAGTATCCCAACTTGCTTATTCCAGTCATTGAAGCCATTCTGGATCAACAAACGATTCGAACCCAATATCATACGCTTACGAAAAATGAAATAACGGTCCGTGACATTGACCCCTATTACCTCATTCCGCGCGATCAGCGTTTCTACTTGATTGGTTATTGCCACTTGCTGAAGAAAGTACGTTTGTTTCGGATCAGTCGCTTTCTGGACGTTATACAGACCAATACCCATTTTGTTATGGGTGATTTCAATATAACGCAGTTCATGAAAAATACGTGGTCCATTGATCGTGGGGATAAACTGATTCATTTTAAAGTAAGGTTCAGTAAAGAGGTGGCCCCCTACATAAAAGAAGAAGAAATGTTTGTTCGTCCACGAATGACTGATTTGCCTGATGGCGGATTGTTATTTGAAGTAACGCTGAACAGTAGTCGTGAATTCCTGAAATGGTTATATCAATTTGGCCCCGAAGCGGAGGTTCTTGAACCCCGCGAATATCGTAAAGAAATTCGTAAACAACTCATAGAGTGGATGAAGCATTATGAGGAAGATCAATAA
- a CDS encoding glycosyltransferase family 4 protein, which yields MKIALIAPEKLPVPGNGSVEICLLGIARELALRHQVTILSRQMPGLAITEQLDGITIRRVTATSPSEYTRAVIRFLKIQPFDLIQVDNRPHSMAAIKRAFPSLPVVLYLHSLTFAQPGPARLALLKKANWIAVNSQSLRQRLGRRFPSLKRRMGVVPLGVDLSRFLPAAKGEQQLLRKQFGITGPFSILYVGRLIPGKGVDILIRAVALIQQQVPVQLIIAGKGPPVYVRKLRQLARKLKVDAAFRGQIAHERIDRLYRAVDCLVCPSQQHEAFGLVNVEAMASGLPVIASDNGGIREIIVSGSNGYLVRQYHNPRSFAAYLSKLADNPSLARSLGEAGRASAVEQFSWARTAMHLEAAYTRLIRG from the coding sequence ATGAAAATAGCCCTGATAGCGCCTGAAAAATTGCCAGTCCCAGGTAACGGATCAGTCGAAATCTGCCTCCTCGGCATTGCTCGCGAACTTGCACTCCGTCACCAGGTGACGATCTTAAGTCGTCAGATGCCCGGCCTTGCCATCACAGAGCAATTAGATGGCATTACGATCCGTCGTGTAACAGCAACCAGCCCCAGCGAGTACACAAGGGCAGTGATCCGTTTTCTGAAAATTCAGCCCTTCGATTTGATCCAGGTAGACAACAGACCTCATAGTATGGCTGCAATTAAACGCGCCTTCCCTTCGTTACCTGTGGTGCTCTATCTTCACTCATTAACCTTTGCACAACCAGGTCCTGCAAGATTAGCGCTGTTAAAAAAAGCGAACTGGATTGCCGTCAACAGTCAATCCCTCAGACAAAGGCTGGGTCGCCGATTTCCATCCTTGAAACGACGGATGGGTGTTGTACCACTTGGCGTGGACCTAAGCCGCTTTTTGCCTGCAGCTAAAGGAGAGCAGCAGCTTCTGCGGAAGCAGTTTGGTATTACAGGGCCATTCTCCATTCTGTATGTAGGCCGACTGATTCCCGGCAAAGGTGTGGACATATTGATTCGTGCCGTAGCTCTTATTCAGCAGCAGGTACCCGTGCAACTAATCATTGCAGGGAAAGGACCTCCAGTTTACGTCCGCAAGCTGCGACAGCTTGCCCGAAAATTAAAGGTGGATGCCGCCTTCCGAGGTCAGATCGCCCATGAACGTATTGACCGTTTGTACAGGGCTGTGGACTGTCTGGTGTGCCCTTCCCAACAACATGAGGCCTTCGGGCTGGTTAATGTTGAAGCTATGGCTTCAGGACTACCCGTCATTGCTTCAGACAATGGAGGCATTCGTGAAATCATTGTATCGGGGAGTAATGGATATCTTGTGAGACAGTATCACAACCCCCGAAGTTTCGCTGCTTACCTGTCTAAACTCGCAGACAATCCTTCTCTCGCTCGTTCGCTTGGAGAAGCTGGCCGTGCCAGTGCAGTTGAACAGTTCAGTTGGGCCCGGACAGCCATGCATCTTGAAGCAGCTTATACAAGACTCATCCGTGGATAA
- the pulA gene encoding type I pullulanase gives MIDDHHKLDVLNVVDTYQGRDLGVTMEPQACSFKVWAPTAKQVDVLLSPPSTGSSPIEQKNQDEQKEIPMNKQDQGIWSLKLEGEWNGYRYMYRVTFDDGRQEIAVDPYARAVTMNGEMGVIVRLEQTHPNGWNEDIRPELASTVDAVLYELHVRDFSIHESSGMRHKGKYLAFTETGLHDSNGNTLGIDHLAELGITHVHLLPVFDFATVDESKEDDGTSDCSRYNWGYDPLHYNVPEGSYASRADEPETRIREFKSMVLALHEKGIGVIMDVVYNHTFDTAASSFEKLVPGYYYRQNPDGTYSNGSGTGNEVATERPMVRKFIIDSVRYWAEEYHVDGFRFDLMGLMDTATMKELAAELHAKVSPSILLYGEPWGALESPLGDQMTLKGAQRKAGFAVFNDNLRGTIKGDSDGTGTGFATGAEGKEDDIWTGVRGAITDFTDNSSETINYVTVHDNLNLWDKVAQTQGLHDTLGFIKYSEDGRVKGSANVEEAVQQAKPYLHVDPDRILENETVRRCLLANGIVLTSQGVPLLAAGDEFLRSKYGDANSHESGDSVNAIRWEQKQQFKPIYDYYRGLIRLRREHPAFRLRTRKEIELHVRLLEKGKGLLAYELAGTAVGDSWGRIIVIYNASKETRTTSVPSGTWNVVVEQGQAGTETLRTAKDGQVSIPAISMTVMYSGE, from the coding sequence ATGATTGATGACCATCACAAGTTAGACGTATTAAACGTAGTAGATACATACCAAGGAAGAGATCTGGGTGTCACGATGGAACCACAAGCCTGTAGTTTCAAAGTGTGGGCGCCTACCGCAAAGCAGGTAGATGTGCTGTTATCCCCGCCTTCAACAGGGTCAAGTCCCATTGAACAGAAGAATCAGGATGAACAGAAAGAAATACCAATGAACAAACAGGATCAGGGCATCTGGTCCCTGAAGCTCGAAGGTGAGTGGAACGGTTATCGTTATATGTACAGGGTAACCTTTGATGACGGAAGACAGGAGATTGCGGTTGACCCCTATGCACGGGCTGTGACCATGAATGGAGAAATGGGAGTCATCGTCAGGCTCGAACAGACCCACCCGAATGGCTGGAATGAGGATATTCGTCCAGAACTGGCGAGCACGGTAGATGCGGTCTTATATGAGCTGCATGTGCGCGATTTCTCGATCCATGAGTCATCCGGCATGAGGCACAAAGGAAAGTATCTTGCTTTTACCGAGACAGGTTTGCACGATTCAAACGGGAATACACTGGGGATCGATCATTTGGCTGAGCTGGGAATTACACATGTACATCTGCTACCGGTTTTTGATTTTGCGACAGTGGACGAATCGAAGGAAGATGACGGGACTTCCGATTGCTCACGTTATAACTGGGGCTATGATCCGCTCCACTACAACGTTCCAGAAGGTTCTTATGCATCCCGTGCAGATGAGCCGGAGACAAGAATTCGAGAGTTCAAATCGATGGTACTCGCCCTTCATGAGAAGGGGATCGGAGTCATTATGGATGTGGTGTACAATCATACGTTTGATACGGCAGCCAGTTCATTTGAGAAGCTTGTTCCAGGATATTACTACCGTCAGAACCCGGATGGCACGTACAGCAATGGATCTGGTACAGGCAATGAAGTGGCTACGGAGCGCCCGATGGTGCGCAAATTCATTATCGACTCCGTACGATACTGGGCAGAGGAATACCATGTGGACGGGTTTCGTTTTGACCTGATGGGTCTGATGGACACTGCAACGATGAAAGAGCTCGCAGCAGAACTGCATGCCAAAGTTTCTCCGTCCATCCTCTTATACGGTGAACCCTGGGGAGCGTTGGAATCACCCCTTGGGGATCAAATGACACTTAAGGGAGCACAGCGTAAAGCCGGATTTGCTGTATTTAACGATAACCTCCGTGGAACGATCAAAGGCGATAGTGATGGAACGGGAACCGGATTTGCTACTGGAGCGGAGGGAAAGGAAGATGATATATGGACAGGCGTACGGGGAGCCATTACCGATTTTACGGATAACTCATCTGAAACGATTAATTATGTAACCGTACATGATAATCTCAACCTGTGGGACAAAGTCGCCCAGACGCAAGGATTGCACGATACACTGGGATTTATCAAATATAGCGAAGATGGTCGTGTGAAAGGCAGCGCCAACGTGGAAGAGGCTGTACAGCAGGCGAAGCCGTATTTACACGTTGACCCGGATCGTATACTGGAGAACGAAACGGTCCGGCGTTGTCTACTTGCTAATGGCATCGTATTGACTTCCCAGGGGGTTCCTTTGCTTGCGGCTGGAGATGAATTTCTGCGAAGTAAATATGGTGATGCCAACAGTCATGAGAGTGGGGATTCAGTCAATGCTATTCGGTGGGAGCAAAAGCAGCAGTTTAAGCCTATTTATGATTATTATCGTGGCCTGATCCGTCTTCGGCGCGAGCATCCTGCTTTTCGTCTTCGTACCCGGAAAGAGATTGAGCTCCATGTTCGATTGCTTGAAAAAGGAAAAGGGCTGTTGGCCTATGAACTGGCAGGAACCGCTGTCGGAGATTCATGGGGACGGATAATCGTTATATATAATGCTTCCAAAGAAACCCGTACAACCTCCGTTCCTTCAGGTACATGGAATGTGGTCGTAGAGCAGGGGCAGGCTGGTACCGAGACGCTGCGTACGGCCAAGGATGGTCAGGTCAGCATTCCTGCTATATCCATGACGGTTATGTATTCAGGTGAATGA
- a CDS encoding DUF3817 domain-containing protein, protein MLHSTLSRFRLLLWLQGLSYVLLLFVAFPLRESGIMPQAVTWFGNIYGFLFLMYLLFMVSLYTTQKWRLRRPIALFFVSFIPLGNFIYDLLVFRKLDRSQANKA, encoded by the coding sequence ATGTTACATTCAACACTCAGCCGCTTTCGACTGCTGTTGTGGTTGCAGGGGCTTTCATATGTGCTGTTGTTATTTGTTGCTTTTCCATTAAGGGAATCAGGAATCATGCCTCAGGCAGTCACGTGGTTTGGCAACATCTATGGCTTTTTATTTCTGATGTATTTATTATTTATGGTGAGTCTTTATACTACGCAAAAATGGCGTTTACGTCGTCCAATTGCTTTGTTTTTTGTCTCATTTATCCCGCTAGGCAATTTCATCTATGATTTGCTGGTCTTTCGCAAGCTGGACCGTAGTCAGGCAAATAAAGCTTGA
- the pulA gene encoding type I pullulanase gives MPEWTSFRYEGNDLGLTYTRTVSTFKLWAPTAQQVSILIFDDEGHYDASGKVTEHDDGQQRSMTRDPDGIWSLQLEGDWAGHYYMYHITHDDQHSAVAPDPYARAVSANGQRTAIIDLDTTNPVDWEEDVKPVFLRPADAVLYELHVRDFSSDPHADIPYKGKYLAFTASGLTDRGGNSIGVDHLVELGITHVHLLPVADYQTVDELASTTDAGSNAKLPYNWGYDPQHYNVPEGSYATNPRDPAVRIREFKALIHSLHRQGIRVVLDVVYNHTYSVDDGPFERIVPSYYYRYREDGTLSNGSGVGNELATERPMVRKYILDSLLYWAEEYHVDGFRFDLMGLIDTDTMNEVTRELREQIDSAFLIYGEPWTGGDSPLDRKTLKGTQRGQGFAVFNDHFRSAIKGDSDGIGKGFVTGADGREYEIAMGVAGALDDFTSSPVESVNYVTAHDNLNLWDKIATTMYLRHDLGYPVWRDGQPVEGGSAESAVKAADPYRYVDADDVLDHEMVRRSLLSTGILLTSQGIPFLHAGDEMLRSKAGDHNSYRSGDAVNTITWANKARFRPVFDYYRGLIHLRRTHPAFRMINAEQVRSHLRMMRAEGNVVAFTLDHGANQDTWNQIVVIYNGTGHQQQVSLPEGDWHIVVNDHQAGTDLIETVSGTAMVERWSLMVMYDTEYAGGAEPAVIEIHSPRLVYSVGEIAGLRASVRDRFGNVVENASVNWSSSNPQIIAIQSDGTIHMGEIGEATISVQCGTITTECTLQVDHLHPERIEIIGESVMYTTRVSRFRALVLDQFGQPLQGMNIRWSSSKVDHAVVSTAGIVRALTPGSAQITAEAGGIQASLNVKIHKPISRIVTLRYEREDQHYEGWDVWVWGTGMEDGAVSFERVGNAAEARFRVAAGLHHLGLIIRLNEWEAKDTCGDRYVDIGPEDGDVHIIVQSGSDQMQVIRESDVEDDRNSA, from the coding sequence ATGCCGGAATGGACATCTTTTCGTTATGAAGGCAACGATCTTGGCTTAACATATACGCGTACAGTAAGCACATTTAAGCTGTGGGCACCTACAGCTCAGCAGGTTTCTATACTCATTTTTGATGATGAGGGACATTATGATGCAAGTGGTAAAGTAACCGAACATGATGACGGACAGCAACGGTCGATGACCCGTGACCCGGATGGAATATGGAGCTTACAGCTTGAAGGGGATTGGGCCGGACATTATTATATGTATCACATTACGCATGATGATCAGCATAGTGCAGTGGCACCCGATCCTTACGCTCGTGCTGTATCGGCGAACGGACAGCGAACAGCCATCATTGACCTGGATACAACCAATCCTGTGGACTGGGAAGAGGATGTGAAGCCCGTATTTCTACGTCCGGCAGATGCAGTTCTATATGAATTACATGTGCGTGACTTCTCCTCCGACCCCCATGCCGATATTCCGTATAAGGGCAAATATTTGGCATTTACAGCTTCCGGGTTGACGGACAGAGGCGGCAACTCCATCGGAGTAGATCATCTTGTCGAACTCGGCATCACGCATGTGCATCTTCTGCCTGTAGCGGATTATCAGACGGTGGATGAATTGGCATCGACAACGGACGCCGGTTCGAATGCCAAATTGCCATACAACTGGGGGTATGATCCGCAGCACTATAACGTGCCGGAGGGTTCCTATGCCACCAATCCACGTGATCCTGCGGTTCGAATTCGGGAGTTCAAGGCTCTCATTCATTCCTTGCACCGACAAGGCATTCGTGTCGTGCTTGATGTGGTTTATAACCATACGTACAGCGTGGATGATGGACCTTTTGAACGAATTGTACCAAGTTATTATTATCGTTACCGTGAGGACGGCACATTGAGCAATGGCTCGGGTGTAGGCAATGAACTGGCTACGGAGCGCCCCATGGTACGAAAATATATTTTGGACTCTCTCCTGTATTGGGCAGAGGAATATCATGTGGACGGGTTTCGATTCGACCTCATGGGTCTGATTGATACAGACACGATGAACGAAGTGACCCGTGAGCTGAGAGAACAGATTGATTCGGCTTTTCTGATCTACGGGGAGCCGTGGACAGGCGGAGATTCACCTCTGGATCGGAAAACGTTAAAAGGAACACAACGCGGTCAGGGATTTGCTGTATTTAACGATCATTTCCGCAGTGCCATCAAAGGGGATAGTGATGGTATCGGCAAAGGTTTTGTTACCGGAGCAGACGGTAGGGAGTACGAAATTGCCATGGGTGTAGCAGGAGCGCTGGATGATTTCACATCTTCACCAGTGGAATCCGTCAATTATGTGACGGCACATGATAATCTCAACCTGTGGGACAAAATCGCAACAACGATGTACCTCAGGCATGATCTCGGTTACCCGGTATGGAGAGACGGGCAGCCCGTAGAAGGAGGCAGTGCGGAATCGGCGGTTAAAGCGGCGGACCCTTATCGTTATGTCGATGCGGATGATGTACTTGATCATGAGATGGTCCGTCGTTCGTTGCTCTCAACAGGGATTCTACTTACCTCACAGGGGATTCCATTTCTTCATGCAGGAGATGAGATGCTGAGATCCAAAGCAGGAGATCACAATAGTTATCGCAGCGGGGACGCCGTGAATACGATCACTTGGGCTAACAAAGCTCGATTCAGACCTGTTTTTGACTATTATCGCGGCCTGATTCATCTACGCCGCACACATCCGGCTTTTCGTATGATTAACGCCGAGCAGGTAAGGAGTCACCTTCGCATGATGCGAGCAGAAGGAAATGTGGTTGCATTTACACTGGATCACGGAGCGAATCAGGATACCTGGAATCAGATCGTGGTGATCTACAACGGAACAGGTCATCAGCAGCAAGTGAGTCTGCCGGAGGGTGACTGGCATATCGTGGTGAATGATCACCAGGCAGGTACAGATCTCATTGAGACGGTGAGCGGAACCGCAATGGTAGAACGATGGTCACTGATGGTAATGTACGACACGGAGTATGCTGGCGGTGCTGAACCCGCTGTGATTGAGATTCATTCGCCGCGTCTTGTGTACAGTGTCGGAGAGATTGCCGGTTTGCGAGCATCGGTCAGAGACCGTTTTGGTAATGTGGTGGAGAACGCATCTGTGAACTGGAGCTCTTCGAACCCACAGATTATTGCGATTCAATCCGATGGGACAATTCATATGGGGGAGATTGGGGAAGCCACGATCAGCGTCCAATGTGGCACGATTACTACAGAGTGTACGCTGCAGGTTGATCACCTCCATCCGGAACGAATTGAAATTATTGGGGAATCTGTAATGTACACGACACGTGTCAGTCGATTCCGCGCCTTGGTTCTGGATCAATTCGGCCAGCCTCTGCAAGGTATGAATATACGGTGGAGCTCGTCTAAGGTGGACCATGCAGTGGTTAGTACAGCAGGAATTGTGCGTGCTTTAACACCAGGGTCTGCCCAGATTACCGCGGAGGCTGGAGGGATTCAGGCATCGCTGAATGTCAAAATCCACAAACCAATTTCGCGAATTGTCACTCTCCGATATGAACGGGAAGATCAGCATTATGAGGGATGGGATGTCTGGGTATGGGGCACAGGCATGGAGGATGGAGCGGTCTCCTTTGAGCGAGTAGGCAATGCAGCAGAAGCCCGTTTTCGGGTGGCTGCAGGACTGCATCATCTGGGCTTAATCATTCGGCTGAATGAATGGGAAGCCAAAGATACCTGCGGAGACCGTTATGTTGATATCGGTCCTGAAGACGGAGATGTGCACATTATCGTTCAGAGTGGGTCGGATCAGATGCAGGTTATCCGTGAAAGTGATGTAGAGGATGATCGTAACAGCGCATAG
- a CDS encoding 50S ribosomal protein L25, whose translation MKSNGKMAQLTAIPRTEKKGAALRLLRQGGRVPAVVYGPGLEGAAIHVDEKEVLKVARTGRSEMFNLNLEGGKTVPVLIKDQQERNGRLLHVDFLQISKNKPISVSVSIDFQGTAAGSKAGGVFQTQETQLEVEGLPADLPTSIEVDVSGLEIGDRLTAGDIKLEKGLTLVTSGDSIIASVMPPQAAEEEPTASADEAAPAAPEEPAKEE comes from the coding sequence ATGAAATCCAACGGAAAAATGGCTCAACTTACGGCAATACCAAGAACTGAAAAGAAAGGTGCAGCATTGCGCCTGTTAAGACAAGGCGGACGTGTTCCGGCTGTCGTTTATGGCCCGGGATTAGAAGGTGCCGCGATACATGTAGATGAAAAAGAAGTGCTGAAAGTAGCACGTACAGGTCGCTCCGAGATGTTCAACCTCAATCTTGAGGGTGGCAAAACGGTTCCAGTGCTGATCAAGGATCAGCAGGAACGTAACGGACGTCTGCTGCACGTGGACTTCCTGCAAATTTCGAAGAACAAGCCGATCAGCGTTAGTGTATCGATCGACTTCCAAGGTACCGCAGCCGGCTCCAAGGCAGGCGGTGTGTTCCAGACACAGGAAACTCAACTGGAGGTCGAAGGACTTCCGGCTGATCTGCCAACCTCCATTGAGGTGGATGTTAGCGGACTGGAAATTGGTGATCGTTTGACAGCTGGAGATATCAAGCTCGAAAAAGGTCTGACTCTGGTGACGTCAGGTGATTCCATCATCGCTTCCGTGATGCCGCCACAAGCGGCTGAGGAAGAGCCTACGGCTTCTGCTGATGAAGCAGCACCAGCAGCACCAGAAGAACCAGCTAAAGAAGAATAG